TCACCAGCTTGGCCGCAGTACCCAGAACCTTGGCCAACGCTGCCACTGGCTATCTGGTGGAATGGTTAGGCTGGGTCAGCTTCTTCCTGTTTTGCTTTGTGATTGCGATACCAGGCATGCTGCTGTTGATTAAAGTTGCACCATGGAAAAACGAAGAATCATAAGCTTGTGTTACTTACGAATAATCCAGTAAATCGGCTTATCGCTTTCAGCTTTAAGCTGCAGCATTTGTTCACGATTCATCGCCGTCAGCACTTCATCAAAACTTAGCTGTTTTTCTTCTGACGTTTTATGCGCGAGCGGTTCGGCATACTTTAACCAAGCCGGGTTCTCTATATAGCTACGATCATGCATGCAAGTTTCAAACACATGCAGCTTGCGGCTTTGTTTCTCCAGCTTTTGAAATTCAACTACGGCATTAATTTTTTCTGCTGCATTCTCTGCGATAGTCAGGCAAGCATCTCCCGCCAACTCAAGCGGAGTTGGCGGTGCGGGTAGGCTTTCATCTTTTTTATCAATGTGCATAAAAGCAAAAATAGCATAAGCAATCCCAGCCAAAACCATAATTGCCAATCCCGCCTTGACCAAGAGATGACGATTTTTTTTAGCATTTACCATTTTGAGCATCCATTTCTAAAACCAAACTCAAGAAACTTGAGTTTGGAACATGTCTGGCTAATTCCTACACGATATTCAGCCGAATACTGATTAGCTACTTGCTGCGCAAGACATAAGATGGAGTCTCTTTAATTGGGAGCATCCACATGAACGTCCATCTAAGCCTGACCCCTGTCATCTCACTCATTGCTGGCATACTGATTTTAGTCGTGCCTAGCTTGCTGAACTACATTGTAGCGATTTACCTGATTATCATTGGCGTAGTGGGCCTGCTTGGCGCTACTGGTCATCTGTAGTATCGTCTAAGAATAAGCATAATCAATAATAAGCGGGGCGTGGTCACTGAATCGCTCCGCTTTGTAGATAGATGCTGCCTTAGCAGTTTGCGCGATTAAAGGTGTTGCAATCTGGTAATCAATACGCCAACCCACATTCTTCGCCCAAGCTTGCCCGCGATTACTCCACCATGTGTAGCATTCATCCGTGGTATCTGGATGCAGCTTACGATAGACATCGTGCCAGCCCACACGGCCAAATAAATCGGTAAGCCACGCCCGTTCTTCTGGCAAAAAGCCAGAATTCTTTTTGTTGCCTTTCCAGTTTTTTAAATCAACTTCTTGATGCGCAATATTCCAGTCACCAGATACCACCACCTCACGACCACTGGCTTTAAGTGCTTCAAGATGAGGCATAAAACGCGCCATTACATCAAACTTAAAAGCCTGGCGTTCTTCTCCACTTGAGCCTGAAGGCAAATAAAGTGAAATCACGCTGAGATTGCCAAATTGGGCTTCTATGTAACGCCCTTCAGCATCTATATCTGCCAGCCCCAACCCCACAATCACTTTGTCTGGCTTGGCCTTGCTGTATATACCTACGCCGCTATAACCTTTTTTATCAGCATAGTGAAAATGGCCATGGTAACCCTCAGGTGCTAGCATTTCCGCTGTCATGTCTGCAGCTTGCGCCTTAAGTTCTTGCATGCAAATGACGTCAGCATTCTGCTTTTGCAGCCACGGGTAAAAGCCTTTGTTCGCGGCAGAGCGTATGCCATTGAGATTCGCAGATATAATACGTAACAATTGAAACCTTCCTTTGACTGACTAAACATGTCCGAATTAAGCCCTCATTCAAACAAAAGCCCAAACAATGATTTTACGCAAGAATTCATCCGCTTTGCGATTAATAAACAAGTGCTACGTTTTGGTGAATTTAAAACCAAAGCAGGCAGATTAAGCCCTTATTTTTTCAACGCTGGATTATTCAATGATGGCGAAAGTCTGATGAAGTTAGGCGAGTTCTACGCTGCTGCCCTTATCAAATCAGGCATTCAGTTCGACATGCTGTTTGGCCCCGCTTATAAAGGCATCACTTTGGCCGCCAGCATTGTGATTGCGTTAGCAAGGCAAAGTCACAACATTCCATTCGCATTCAACCGCAAAGAAGCTAAAGACCATGGCGAAGGCGGCACCATCGTCGGTTCTCCTCTGCAAGGCCGCGTGCTGATTGTAGATGACGTGATTTCTGCGGGCACTTCAATTCGTGAATCAGTTGAAATCATACAAAAAGCGGGCGCAGTTCCTTGCGGTGTAGCGATTGCGCTGGACAGGCAAGAACGAGGTTTGGGCTTACTTTCAGCCGTACAAGAAGTGCAGGAGAAGAACAATCTGCCTGTCATCAGCATCGCTGGATTAGCGGACCTGATTCAATATCTTGATGGTGCAACAGAATTGGCCGAATTCAAACCAGCGATTGAAGCCTACCGCGCAGAATATGGCGTGCAGGTTTAGTTCAACTCACTGATGGCCATCGTCAACAGCTTTGGCTATGTGGCAAACCCTGAAGCCAAAGTTCTGATTTTGGGTTCAATGCCCGGCAAAGTATCACTGGCTAAACAACAATATTATGGCCATGCACAAAATCTGTTCTGGCCGTTTATGAACGAGATTTTTGGTATAGATCTCAATCTGCCTTATGATCAAAAACTGGCCTTACTGCAAAGTAATGGAATAGCGCTTTGGGATGTGGTGCAGGAATGCGAACGACATAGCAGCCTAGATAGTGACATTCTTGAACATAGTATCAAACCCAATGACTTTAACGAGTTCTTTCAACGCTATCCTGCTATTCAGCATATATTCTTCAACGGCGCCAAAGCGGAATTGAGCTTCAGAAAATATGTATTGCCCGCCAACAATAACCTTGAATATTTGCAGCTGATCAAGCTGCCATCTACCAGTCCAGCTAATGCTTCAATCAGTAGAATGAAAAAGCTTGAAGAATGGCGTAAGGTAATATCGTTCACCCAGCGCTGACAGAACCTGTCTTACAATGACATTTCTTGTCAAGAGCCCTATTGCCGCAGTGAGTCGTTTGCAAAATCAAGCAGATATGGTGCAGAATCATTCCCTAATCTAATATAAAATTGCCTAAGAGCAAGTCATTCAGTATCGGGAAACTATGCAGGTTTTGCCCTCGCGCCGTATCAGAAACACCTTTGCGATCTTGATCGCAAGCATGCTGATGGCCTCAAATACTAGCTCCTTACTTGCGGCTGATACCAAAGCTGGCTCTGGAAAAATTCTAAAATGGGTGGATGATAAAGGTATCACGCACTATGGTGATTCGATCCCATCTCAATATGCTGATCGTGATAACAGTGAGATTAACTCTCAAGGCATCACCATCAGAAAAAACCATATCAAGCCAAAAGAACAAACCGTACTTGAGATAGCCAACCAAGACCAAACACGTCGTGACCGCGCATTACTGGCCTCTTATACGACTGAACAAGAAATCGATTTGGCACGTGACCGCAACCTGGAAATGGATGTGATTGCGATTGATGGCTTAAAACAAAGACATGAAACCGTGAGTAAAAAGCTAGCAGATAATCAAAAACTGGCAGATGGATTCAATACCCGTAAAAAGCCAATACCTCAATTCCTGTCTGACAACCTGCAAGACAGCCAAGCTGAACTCGCTCGAATCGACTTGCAGATGAAGTCACACCAAGACAATATGGACGCTGTACGCCAACGTTTTGATAACGACAAACAACGCTTTATTAATTTAAAAGCCGCTACCCAACAATAATTGGGTAGCGGCTTTCGCTGGCCTAACTAGCCATTTAGGCAGTTAATTTCTTTTTCAAAATCTCATTCACCTGTCCTGGATTGGCCTTGCCTTTAGAGGCTTTCATTGCTTGGCCTACTAGCGCGTTAAATGCCTTTTCTTTGCCAGCTTTGAATTCTTCTACCATTGCTGCGTTCGCGGCTAGTACTTCATCAATGATAGCTTCGATGGCACCGCTGTCAGTAACTTGCACTAAGCCTTCGGCATCAATAACGTCAGTAACTATTAAAGACCAATCTAAACCACCATGAGCATTGACCCCCTTAATTCGCACATCTGGGCTTGCCCACAATCGCTCAAAAACTAACTTAGCTGAATTGTTAGAAATACTGCCATCAGCAATTCTCTGAAGTAAACTTGCTAATAATTCTGCAGTTATTGGAGAATCCTCAATAGTCGTGTCTTCAGCATTTATTTTCGCTGCCAGCGTGCCCATAATCCAATTAGCGGCTGGTTTTGCCTCAACTCCAGCGGCCACTACCGCAATAAAATAATCTGCAACCGACTTAGAAGCAGTAAGCGTGGCGGCATCATAACTTGAAAGCTGATACTCACTTTCAAAGCGAGCCTTCATTGCCTCTGGCAACTCTGGCAACTCCAATTCTGCAGCCGCTTTGTCAGCTTCCGTAATATCTAGTGGCAACAAATCAGGGTCTGGGAAATAGCGATAATCGTTTGCCTCTTCCTTGCTGCGCATGGAGCGAGTTTCACCAGTATCGGGGTTAAACAGCACTGTAGCCTGCTGAATGGTGCCGCCATCTTCCAGCGTTTCGATTTGCCAGCGGGTTTCGTATTCAATCGCTTGTTGCATGAACTTGAATGAGTTGAGGTTCTTAATCTCGCGACGCGTACCGAGTTTGTCTGAACCCTTTTTGCGTACCGATACGTTCACATCACAACGGAAACTGCCTTCCTGCATATTGCCATCACAGATATCTATCCATTGCACCAGCTCATGCAGCTTCTTGGCATAGGCAACAGCTTCAGCAGCTGAGCGCATATCTGGCTCGGTGACGATTTCGAGCAAAGGCGTGCCCGCACGATTCAGGTCAATACCCGTCATGCCTTCAAAGTCGCCATGCAACGATTTACCGGCATCCTCTTCCAAATGCGCGCGGGTAATGCGAATCGTCTTTTCAGTGTCACCAACCTGAATAGTGAGCGAGCCTTTGCCGACGACAGGCAACTCAAACTGGCTGATCTGGTAACCTTTAGGTAAGTCAGGGTAGAAGTAATTTTTACGGTTAAACACTGAGCGCGGTGCAATTTCAGCATTTACAGCCAAACCAAATTTAATCGCGCATTTCACGGCTTCTTTATTTAGCACGGGCAGTACGCCTGGCAAGGCAATATCCACTGCACTCGCCTGTGTATTCGGCTCTGCACCAAAGGCAATGCTGCTACCTGAAAAAATCTTGGATTTTGTTTTGAGCTGGGTATGTGTTTCCA
This genomic window from Methyloradius palustris contains:
- a CDS encoding DUF3096 domain-containing protein; this translates as MNVHLSLTPVISLIAGILILVVPSLLNYIVAIYLIIIGVVGLLGATGHL
- a CDS encoding exodeoxyribonuclease III, translated to MLRIISANLNGIRSAANKGFYPWLQKQNADVICMQELKAQAADMTAEMLAPEGYHGHFHYADKKGYSGVGIYSKAKPDKVIVGLGLADIDAEGRYIEAQFGNLSVISLYLPSGSSGEERQAFKFDVMARFMPHLEALKASGREVVVSGDWNIAHQEVDLKNWKGNKKNSGFLPEERAWLTDLFGRVGWHDVYRKLHPDTTDECYTWWSNRGQAWAKNVGWRIDYQIATPLIAQTAKAASIYKAERFSDHAPLIIDYAYS
- the pyrE gene encoding orotate phosphoribosyltransferase, with the translated sequence MSELSPHSNKSPNNDFTQEFIRFAINKQVLRFGEFKTKAGRLSPYFFNAGLFNDGESLMKLGEFYAAALIKSGIQFDMLFGPAYKGITLAASIVIALARQSHNIPFAFNRKEAKDHGEGGTIVGSPLQGRVLIVDDVISAGTSIRESVEIIQKAGAVPCGVAIALDRQERGLGLLSAVQEVQEKNNLPVISIAGLADLIQYLDGATELAEFKPAIEAYRAEYGVQV
- a CDS encoding DNA-deoxyinosine glycosylase, which encodes MAIVNSFGYVANPEAKVLILGSMPGKVSLAKQQYYGHAQNLFWPFMNEIFGIDLNLPYDQKLALLQSNGIALWDVVQECERHSSLDSDILEHSIKPNDFNEFFQRYPAIQHIFFNGAKAELSFRKYVLPANNNLEYLQLIKLPSTSPANASISRMKKLEEWRKVISFTQR
- a CDS encoding DUF4124 domain-containing protein, whose amino-acid sequence is MQVLPSRRIRNTFAILIASMLMASNTSSLLAADTKAGSGKILKWVDDKGITHYGDSIPSQYADRDNSEINSQGITIRKNHIKPKEQTVLEIANQDQTRRDRALLASYTTEQEIDLARDRNLEMDVIAIDGLKQRHETVSKKLADNQKLADGFNTRKKPIPQFLSDNLQDSQAELARIDLQMKSHQDNMDAVRQRFDNDKQRFINLKAATQQ
- the gatB gene encoding Asp-tRNA(Asn)/Glu-tRNA(Gln) amidotransferase subunit GatB; protein product: MEWEVVIGLETHTQLKTKSKIFSGSSIAFGAEPNTQASAVDIALPGVLPVLNKEAVKCAIKFGLAVNAEIAPRSVFNRKNYFYPDLPKGYQISQFELPVVGKGSLTIQVGDTEKTIRITRAHLEEDAGKSLHGDFEGMTGIDLNRAGTPLLEIVTEPDMRSAAEAVAYAKKLHELVQWIDICDGNMQEGSFRCDVNVSVRKKGSDKLGTRREIKNLNSFKFMQQAIEYETRWQIETLEDGGTIQQATVLFNPDTGETRSMRSKEEANDYRYFPDPDLLPLDITEADKAAAELELPELPEAMKARFESEYQLSSYDAATLTASKSVADYFIAVVAAGVEAKPAANWIMGTLAAKINAEDTTIEDSPITAELLASLLQRIADGSISNNSAKLVFERLWASPDVRIKGVNAHGGLDWSLIVTDVIDAEGLVQVTDSGAIEAIIDEVLAANAAMVEEFKAGKEKAFNALVGQAMKASKGKANPGQVNEILKKKLTA